One Triticum dicoccoides isolate Atlit2015 ecotype Zavitan chromosome 5B, WEW_v2.0, whole genome shotgun sequence genomic window carries:
- the LOC119310937 gene encoding KH domain-containing protein HEN4-like isoform X1, whose protein sequence is MEISPTSAPAGAGGAAAPPTPASSSNPPPPSKRPSITLRLLCPSSRAADLRPARDLHVEHPPVGDEAVLVVSGPDAPAAAVRVWERVVGHRVGGDEAGEGEEKEVTGVVGCRMLAAGGQVGCVLGKGGKTVERMRLESGAQIRVFRSREQVPPCALQGDELIHISGSFSAARKALLLVSTCLQDNPRPDTSNFPSGRPFGPPGSGVGCPPGVDPHSQRSYLPPPHVPDYHARNFSSNGAAPGPRFFVEQEIMFRMICLNDMVGGVIGKGGSTIRALQSETGASVKVIDPVADSDERIIVISARENSEMMHSPSQDALIRVYSKISEASMDKSSSVPARLLVPAQHIGCLLGKGGSIIAEMRKVTGASIRIFGNEQIPRCAQRNEELVQVTGSFQSIQDALRHITGRIRDLIIPPKPHPSGGMPPYPPVGNPSHHQSRQEAPPHHSGGMPPYPMHPFRPNPPMGPFDVADHRPPGPALSHPMEHMGADRMPYPYGGEQGGPRPFVEQPSPRTWAPEAPATDAPRSMPDIVPAVDFRKGPGASSENQVAAPATTTTEVVIPCKYIGFVCGTNDSDLAEIKKISGAEITVHDPKPGDTNSTVIICGDPEQTKKAQSLIHAFIFCGLYQK, encoded by the exons ATGGAAATCTCCCCCACCTCCGCCCCGGCCGGCGCTGGCGGCGCGGCCGCACCCCCAACCCCCGCCTCCTCCTCAAACCCACCCCCGCCGTCTAAGCGCCCCAGCATCACGCTCCGCCTCCTCTGCCCCTCCAGCCGTGCCGCTGACCTCCGCCCCGCGCGCGACCTCCACGTGGAGCACCCCCCCGTGGGGGACGAGGCCGTGCTCGTCGTATCCGGGCCGGATGCGCCGGCCGCGGCCGTGAGGGTGTGGGAGCGGGTGGTGGGGCACAGGGTCGGGGGCGACGAGGCGGGCGAGGGGGAGGAGAAGGAGGTGACCGGCGTCGTGGGCTGCCGGATGCTGGCGGCCGGGGGGCAGGTGGGCTGCGTGCTGGGGAAGGGCGGGAAGACGGTGGAGCGGATGCGGCTGGAGAGCGGCGCCCAGATCAGGGTCTTCCGGAGCAGGGAGCAGGTGCCCCCCTGCGCCTTGCAAGGGGACGAGCTCATCCAT ATAAGTGGGAGCTTTTCTGCAGCAAGGAAAGCACTTTTATTGGTTTCAACCTGCCTCCAAGATAATCCTAGGCCAGACACAAGCAATTTTCCATCTGGAAGACCATTCGGGCCTCCAGGCAGTGGAGTTGGTTGTCCACCTGGTGTGGATCCTCATTCTCAAAGAAGCTATTTACCACCACCACATGTTCCTGACTATCATGCAAGGAATTTTTCAAGCAACGGTGCTGCCCCTGGTCCTAGATTCTTTGTTGAACAAGAGATAATGTTCAGAATGATATGTTTAAATGACATGGTGGGCGGCGTAATTGGAAAAGGCGGTTCCACTATCCGTGCATTACAGAGTGAAACTGGTGCTTCAGTCAAGGTTATCGACCCTGTTGCTGATTCGGATGAACGCATAATTGTGATCTCTGCGCGTGAG AATTCTGAGATGATGCATTCTCCATCTCAGGACGCATTGATTCGGGTATATTCTAAAATCTCGGAGGCGTCTATGGATAAAAGTTCGTCTGTACCTGCCAGGCTTCTTGTTCCAGCGCAGCATATTGGTTGCCTACTTGGCAAAGGTGGATCCATAATTGCAGAGATGAGGAAGGTAACAGGAGCCAGCATCCGAATTTTTGGGAATGAACAAATTCCAAGATGTGCACAACGAAATGAAGAGCTGGTTCAG GTCACCGGTAGCTTTCAGTCCATCCAAGATGCATTGCGTCATATCACTGGAAGGATTAGAGATCTCATCATTCCCCCGAAGCCACATCCTAGTGGAGGCATGCCTCCGTATCCACCTGTTGGGAACCCTTCTCATCACCAATCAAGACAAGAAGCTCCACCACATCACAGTGGAGGCATGCCTCCCTATCCTATGCATCCTTTCAGACCTAATCCTCCTATGGGTCCTTTTGATGTGGCAGATCATCGACCACCTGGCCCAGCTCTTTCACATCCAATGGAACACATGGGTGCTGATAGGATGCCCTACCCGTATGGTGGTGAACAAGGAGGTCCTCGTCCTTTTGTTGAGCAGCCATCACCAAGAACCTGGGCTCCTGAG GCACCAGCAACTGACGCTCCAAGAAGCATGCCTGATATAGTACCAGCTGTAGATTTCAGAAAGGGACCAGGGGCAAG CAGTGAAAACCAAGTGGCTGCACCAGCAACTACAACAACTGAAGTTGTTATTCCTTGCAAGTACATAGGTTTTGTTTGTGGAACCAATGACAGTGACCTCGCTGAGATAAAGAAG ATATCCGGCGCTGAAATTACAGTACATGATCCAAAACCTGGAGATACAAATTCAACAGTTATTATATGTGGAGACCCCGAACAAACGAAGAAGGCGCAGAGCCTGATTCATGCTTTCATTTTTTGTGGTCTCTACCAAAAATGA
- the LOC119310937 gene encoding KH domain-containing protein HEN4-like isoform X2 yields the protein MEISPTSAPAGAGGAAAPPTPASSSNPPPPSKRPSITLRLLCPSSRAADLRPARDLHVEHPPVGDEAVLVVSGPDAPAAAVRVWERVVGHRVGGDEAGEGEEKEVTGVVGCRMLAAGGQVGCVLGKGGKTVERMRLESGAQIRVFRSREQVPPCALQGDELIHISGSFSAARKALLLVSTCLQDNPRPDTSNFPSGRPFGPPGSGVGCPPGVDPHSQRSYLPPPHVPDYHARNFSSNGAAPGPRFFVEQEIMFRMICLNDMVGGVIGKGGSTIRALQSETGASVKVIDPVADSDERIIVISARENSEMMHSPSQDALIRVYSKISEASMDKSSSVPARLLVPAQHIGCLLGKGGSIIAEMRKVTGASIRIFGNEQIPRCAQRNEELVQVTGSFQSIQDALRHITGRIRDLIIPPKPHPSGGMPPYPPVGNPSHHQSRQEAPPHHSGGMPPYPMHPFRPNPPMGPFDVADHRPPGPALSHPMEHMGADRMPYPYGGEQGGPRPFVEQPSPRTWAPEAPATDAPRSMPDIVPAVDFRKGPGASENQVAAPATTTTEVVIPCKYIGFVCGTNDSDLAEIKKISGAEITVHDPKPGDTNSTVIICGDPEQTKKAQSLIHAFIFCGLYQK from the exons ATGGAAATCTCCCCCACCTCCGCCCCGGCCGGCGCTGGCGGCGCGGCCGCACCCCCAACCCCCGCCTCCTCCTCAAACCCACCCCCGCCGTCTAAGCGCCCCAGCATCACGCTCCGCCTCCTCTGCCCCTCCAGCCGTGCCGCTGACCTCCGCCCCGCGCGCGACCTCCACGTGGAGCACCCCCCCGTGGGGGACGAGGCCGTGCTCGTCGTATCCGGGCCGGATGCGCCGGCCGCGGCCGTGAGGGTGTGGGAGCGGGTGGTGGGGCACAGGGTCGGGGGCGACGAGGCGGGCGAGGGGGAGGAGAAGGAGGTGACCGGCGTCGTGGGCTGCCGGATGCTGGCGGCCGGGGGGCAGGTGGGCTGCGTGCTGGGGAAGGGCGGGAAGACGGTGGAGCGGATGCGGCTGGAGAGCGGCGCCCAGATCAGGGTCTTCCGGAGCAGGGAGCAGGTGCCCCCCTGCGCCTTGCAAGGGGACGAGCTCATCCAT ATAAGTGGGAGCTTTTCTGCAGCAAGGAAAGCACTTTTATTGGTTTCAACCTGCCTCCAAGATAATCCTAGGCCAGACACAAGCAATTTTCCATCTGGAAGACCATTCGGGCCTCCAGGCAGTGGAGTTGGTTGTCCACCTGGTGTGGATCCTCATTCTCAAAGAAGCTATTTACCACCACCACATGTTCCTGACTATCATGCAAGGAATTTTTCAAGCAACGGTGCTGCCCCTGGTCCTAGATTCTTTGTTGAACAAGAGATAATGTTCAGAATGATATGTTTAAATGACATGGTGGGCGGCGTAATTGGAAAAGGCGGTTCCACTATCCGTGCATTACAGAGTGAAACTGGTGCTTCAGTCAAGGTTATCGACCCTGTTGCTGATTCGGATGAACGCATAATTGTGATCTCTGCGCGTGAG AATTCTGAGATGATGCATTCTCCATCTCAGGACGCATTGATTCGGGTATATTCTAAAATCTCGGAGGCGTCTATGGATAAAAGTTCGTCTGTACCTGCCAGGCTTCTTGTTCCAGCGCAGCATATTGGTTGCCTACTTGGCAAAGGTGGATCCATAATTGCAGAGATGAGGAAGGTAACAGGAGCCAGCATCCGAATTTTTGGGAATGAACAAATTCCAAGATGTGCACAACGAAATGAAGAGCTGGTTCAG GTCACCGGTAGCTTTCAGTCCATCCAAGATGCATTGCGTCATATCACTGGAAGGATTAGAGATCTCATCATTCCCCCGAAGCCACATCCTAGTGGAGGCATGCCTCCGTATCCACCTGTTGGGAACCCTTCTCATCACCAATCAAGACAAGAAGCTCCACCACATCACAGTGGAGGCATGCCTCCCTATCCTATGCATCCTTTCAGACCTAATCCTCCTATGGGTCCTTTTGATGTGGCAGATCATCGACCACCTGGCCCAGCTCTTTCACATCCAATGGAACACATGGGTGCTGATAGGATGCCCTACCCGTATGGTGGTGAACAAGGAGGTCCTCGTCCTTTTGTTGAGCAGCCATCACCAAGAACCTGGGCTCCTGAG GCACCAGCAACTGACGCTCCAAGAAGCATGCCTGATATAGTACCAGCTGTAGATTTCAGAAAGGGACCAGGGGCAAG TGAAAACCAAGTGGCTGCACCAGCAACTACAACAACTGAAGTTGTTATTCCTTGCAAGTACATAGGTTTTGTTTGTGGAACCAATGACAGTGACCTCGCTGAGATAAAGAAG ATATCCGGCGCTGAAATTACAGTACATGATCCAAAACCTGGAGATACAAATTCAACAGTTATTATATGTGGAGACCCCGAACAAACGAAGAAGGCGCAGAGCCTGATTCATGCTTTCATTTTTTGTGGTCTCTACCAAAAATGA
- the LOC119310937 gene encoding KH domain-containing protein HEN4-like isoform X3 has product MEEQPPPLTLAAASAVPFLSTRRHCPFPEQQDPLPSSCQHGPQQTDLHSSSCSVACSSCPLSMASPGSEISGSFSAARKALLLVSTCLQDNPRPDTSNFPSGRPFGPPGSGVGCPPGVDPHSQRSYLPPPHVPDYHARNFSSNGAAPGPRFFVEQEIMFRMICLNDMVGGVIGKGGSTIRALQSETGASVKVIDPVADSDERIIVISARENSEMMHSPSQDALIRVYSKISEASMDKSSSVPARLLVPAQHIGCLLGKGGSIIAEMRKVTGASIRIFGNEQIPRCAQRNEELVQVTGSFQSIQDALRHITGRIRDLIIPPKPHPSGGMPPYPPVGNPSHHQSRQEAPPHHSGGMPPYPMHPFRPNPPMGPFDVADHRPPGPALSHPMEHMGADRMPYPYGGEQGGPRPFVEQPSPRTWAPEAPATDAPRSMPDIVPAVDFRKGPGASSENQVAAPATTTTEVVIPCKYIGFVCGTNDSDLAEIKKISGAEITVHDPKPGDTNSTVIICGDPEQTKKAQSLIHAFIFCGLYQK; this is encoded by the exons ATGGAGGAGCAGCCGCCGCCACTAACCCTAGCAGCTGCCAGCGCCGTCCCCTTCCTGAGCACCCGGCGGCACTGTCCCTTCCCCGAGCAGCAAGATCCCCTCCCGAGCAGCTGCCAGCACGGCCCCCAGCAGACAGACCTCCACTCCTCCAGCTGCTCCGTCGCCTGCTCCTCCTGTCCTCTGTCCATGGCGTCGCCAGGCAGCGAG ATAAGTGGGAGCTTTTCTGCAGCAAGGAAAGCACTTTTATTGGTTTCAACCTGCCTCCAAGATAATCCTAGGCCAGACACAAGCAATTTTCCATCTGGAAGACCATTCGGGCCTCCAGGCAGTGGAGTTGGTTGTCCACCTGGTGTGGATCCTCATTCTCAAAGAAGCTATTTACCACCACCACATGTTCCTGACTATCATGCAAGGAATTTTTCAAGCAACGGTGCTGCCCCTGGTCCTAGATTCTTTGTTGAACAAGAGATAATGTTCAGAATGATATGTTTAAATGACATGGTGGGCGGCGTAATTGGAAAAGGCGGTTCCACTATCCGTGCATTACAGAGTGAAACTGGTGCTTCAGTCAAGGTTATCGACCCTGTTGCTGATTCGGATGAACGCATAATTGTGATCTCTGCGCGTGAG AATTCTGAGATGATGCATTCTCCATCTCAGGACGCATTGATTCGGGTATATTCTAAAATCTCGGAGGCGTCTATGGATAAAAGTTCGTCTGTACCTGCCAGGCTTCTTGTTCCAGCGCAGCATATTGGTTGCCTACTTGGCAAAGGTGGATCCATAATTGCAGAGATGAGGAAGGTAACAGGAGCCAGCATCCGAATTTTTGGGAATGAACAAATTCCAAGATGTGCACAACGAAATGAAGAGCTGGTTCAG GTCACCGGTAGCTTTCAGTCCATCCAAGATGCATTGCGTCATATCACTGGAAGGATTAGAGATCTCATCATTCCCCCGAAGCCACATCCTAGTGGAGGCATGCCTCCGTATCCACCTGTTGGGAACCCTTCTCATCACCAATCAAGACAAGAAGCTCCACCACATCACAGTGGAGGCATGCCTCCCTATCCTATGCATCCTTTCAGACCTAATCCTCCTATGGGTCCTTTTGATGTGGCAGATCATCGACCACCTGGCCCAGCTCTTTCACATCCAATGGAACACATGGGTGCTGATAGGATGCCCTACCCGTATGGTGGTGAACAAGGAGGTCCTCGTCCTTTTGTTGAGCAGCCATCACCAAGAACCTGGGCTCCTGAG GCACCAGCAACTGACGCTCCAAGAAGCATGCCTGATATAGTACCAGCTGTAGATTTCAGAAAGGGACCAGGGGCAAG CAGTGAAAACCAAGTGGCTGCACCAGCAACTACAACAACTGAAGTTGTTATTCCTTGCAAGTACATAGGTTTTGTTTGTGGAACCAATGACAGTGACCTCGCTGAGATAAAGAAG ATATCCGGCGCTGAAATTACAGTACATGATCCAAAACCTGGAGATACAAATTCAACAGTTATTATATGTGGAGACCCCGAACAAACGAAGAAGGCGCAGAGCCTGATTCATGCTTTCATTTTTTGTGGTCTCTACCAAAAATGA
- the LOC119310937 gene encoding KH domain-containing protein HEN4-like isoform X4: MEEQPPPLTLAAASAVPFLSTRRHCPFPEQQDPLPSSCQHGPQQTDLHSSSCSVACSSCPLSMASPGSEISGSFSAARKALLLVSTCLQDNPRPDTSNFPSGRPFGPPGSGVGCPPGVDPHSQRSYLPPPHVPDYHARNFSSNGAAPGPRFFVEQEIMFRMICLNDMVGGVIGKGGSTIRALQSETGASVKVIDPVADSDERIIVISARENSEMMHSPSQDALIRVYSKISEASMDKSSSVPARLLVPAQHIGCLLGKGGSIIAEMRKVTGASIRIFGNEQIPRCAQRNEELVQVTGSFQSIQDALRHITGRIRDLIIPPKPHPSGGMPPYPPVGNPSHHQSRQEAPPHHSGGMPPYPMHPFRPNPPMGPFDVADHRPPGPALSHPMEHMGADRMPYPYGGEQGGPRPFVEQPSPRTWAPEAPATDAPRSMPDIVPAVDFRKGPGASENQVAAPATTTTEVVIPCKYIGFVCGTNDSDLAEIKKISGAEITVHDPKPGDTNSTVIICGDPEQTKKAQSLIHAFIFCGLYQK, translated from the exons ATGGAGGAGCAGCCGCCGCCACTAACCCTAGCAGCTGCCAGCGCCGTCCCCTTCCTGAGCACCCGGCGGCACTGTCCCTTCCCCGAGCAGCAAGATCCCCTCCCGAGCAGCTGCCAGCACGGCCCCCAGCAGACAGACCTCCACTCCTCCAGCTGCTCCGTCGCCTGCTCCTCCTGTCCTCTGTCCATGGCGTCGCCAGGCAGCGAG ATAAGTGGGAGCTTTTCTGCAGCAAGGAAAGCACTTTTATTGGTTTCAACCTGCCTCCAAGATAATCCTAGGCCAGACACAAGCAATTTTCCATCTGGAAGACCATTCGGGCCTCCAGGCAGTGGAGTTGGTTGTCCACCTGGTGTGGATCCTCATTCTCAAAGAAGCTATTTACCACCACCACATGTTCCTGACTATCATGCAAGGAATTTTTCAAGCAACGGTGCTGCCCCTGGTCCTAGATTCTTTGTTGAACAAGAGATAATGTTCAGAATGATATGTTTAAATGACATGGTGGGCGGCGTAATTGGAAAAGGCGGTTCCACTATCCGTGCATTACAGAGTGAAACTGGTGCTTCAGTCAAGGTTATCGACCCTGTTGCTGATTCGGATGAACGCATAATTGTGATCTCTGCGCGTGAG AATTCTGAGATGATGCATTCTCCATCTCAGGACGCATTGATTCGGGTATATTCTAAAATCTCGGAGGCGTCTATGGATAAAAGTTCGTCTGTACCTGCCAGGCTTCTTGTTCCAGCGCAGCATATTGGTTGCCTACTTGGCAAAGGTGGATCCATAATTGCAGAGATGAGGAAGGTAACAGGAGCCAGCATCCGAATTTTTGGGAATGAACAAATTCCAAGATGTGCACAACGAAATGAAGAGCTGGTTCAG GTCACCGGTAGCTTTCAGTCCATCCAAGATGCATTGCGTCATATCACTGGAAGGATTAGAGATCTCATCATTCCCCCGAAGCCACATCCTAGTGGAGGCATGCCTCCGTATCCACCTGTTGGGAACCCTTCTCATCACCAATCAAGACAAGAAGCTCCACCACATCACAGTGGAGGCATGCCTCCCTATCCTATGCATCCTTTCAGACCTAATCCTCCTATGGGTCCTTTTGATGTGGCAGATCATCGACCACCTGGCCCAGCTCTTTCACATCCAATGGAACACATGGGTGCTGATAGGATGCCCTACCCGTATGGTGGTGAACAAGGAGGTCCTCGTCCTTTTGTTGAGCAGCCATCACCAAGAACCTGGGCTCCTGAG GCACCAGCAACTGACGCTCCAAGAAGCATGCCTGATATAGTACCAGCTGTAGATTTCAGAAAGGGACCAGGGGCAAG TGAAAACCAAGTGGCTGCACCAGCAACTACAACAACTGAAGTTGTTATTCCTTGCAAGTACATAGGTTTTGTTTGTGGAACCAATGACAGTGACCTCGCTGAGATAAAGAAG ATATCCGGCGCTGAAATTACAGTACATGATCCAAAACCTGGAGATACAAATTCAACAGTTATTATATGTGGAGACCCCGAACAAACGAAGAAGGCGCAGAGCCTGATTCATGCTTTCATTTTTTGTGGTCTCTACCAAAAATGA